The following proteins are co-located in the Lentibacillus sp. JNUCC-1 genome:
- the msrA gene encoding peptide-methionine (S)-S-oxide reductase MsrA has product MPKKIILLVLLLLLTLAACAPFAKESSNEAVTDEALNEHLAEQSGYVLKSDVDNINKHLDYTETDLKTIYFAGGCFWGVEAYMQKLYGVYQVTSGYANGDGVNPSYIDVISGEDGFAETVKVQYDPDRVSLKSLIDQLFLVIDPTTLNKQGNDEGVQYRTGIYYEDDEDAAIVKEAVQNEQSKYDEEVVTEAKPLKNFYRAEEEHQNYLEKNPNGYCHIDLSLLNHFKVDPIPKDEDIVKSLSKKQAE; this is encoded by the coding sequence ATGCCGAAGAAAATCATACTTCTCGTTCTATTGCTCCTCCTTACACTGGCTGCCTGCGCGCCTTTCGCAAAAGAAAGTTCGAACGAAGCCGTCACTGATGAAGCCTTAAATGAGCATCTTGCAGAACAGAGCGGCTATGTTTTAAAGTCAGATGTGGATAACATTAACAAACATCTGGATTATACCGAAACAGATTTAAAGACCATATATTTTGCCGGGGGTTGTTTCTGGGGCGTTGAAGCCTACATGCAAAAGCTGTATGGCGTATATCAGGTAACATCTGGTTATGCGAATGGAGATGGCGTAAACCCGAGTTACATCGATGTCATTTCAGGTGAGGACGGCTTTGCAGAAACCGTTAAAGTTCAATATGACCCAGACCGTGTATCCCTCAAAAGCCTGATTGATCAGTTGTTTCTTGTCATTGACCCAACAACTTTGAACAAACAGGGTAATGATGAAGGTGTTCAGTATCGGACTGGAATTTATTATGAAGATGATGAAGATGCAGCAATCGTCAAAGAAGCTGTCCAAAACGAGCAATCCAAATATGATGAGGAAGTCGTGACAGAAGCTAAACCTTTAAAAAACTTCTACCGGGCAGAAGAGGAACATCAAAACTACCTGGAAAAAAATCCAAACGGCTACTGCCATATCGACTTGTCCTTGCTTAACCATTTTAAAGTAGACCCGATTCCGAAAGATGAAGATATTGTGAAGTCTCTTAGCAAGAAACAAGCTGAATAA